A DNA window from Humulus lupulus unplaced genomic scaffold, drHumLupu1.1 SCAFFOLD_77, whole genome shotgun sequence contains the following coding sequences:
- the LOC133811961 gene encoding uncharacterized protein LOC133811961 → MVNIKDEVKHLINPVQFTLDTYQISSGYKLLNQVQERFHWSKEVWCRLNIPKHSFVLWIAIQNRLKTRERLHRFNITEDSTCILCNGADETVEHLFFDCSFSQDCLQQLKKWLGWRAHTESLQGLLRWIERSKKSKFQKNVLAASVAALVYHLWQARNNKLWQSSIVSPKLLVQEAKWQIKTRITCVMPRHVAQGDMAWFDLL, encoded by the coding sequence ATGGTGAACATTAAAGATGAAGTTAAACATCTAATAAATCCTGTGCAATTTACATTAGATACCTATCAAATTTCCTCTGGCTACAAGTTGCTTAATCAGGTACAGGAGAGATTCCACTGGAGTAAAGAGGTCTGGTGCAGGCTTAATATCCCAAAGCACAGCTTTGTGCTCTGGATTGCAATTCAAAATAGGCTAAAAACAAGAGAGAGGCTTCATAGATTCAACATAACTGAAGATTCAACTTGTATCCTCTGCAATGGAGCAGATGAAACAGTTGAACATCTGTTTTTTGATTGCTCTTTCTCTCAGGACTGCTTACAACAGTTGAAAAAATGGCTTGGATGGAGAGCTCACACAGAATCATTACAAGGCCTGCTTAGATGGATAGAAAGGTCCAAGAAGAGCAAGTTTCAGAAGAATGTTTTAGCTGCCTCTGTTGCAGCTCTGGTTTATCATTTATGGCAGGCTAGGAATAACAAACTTTGGCAATCAAGCATTGTGTCTCCTAAGCTGTTAGTCCAGGAAGCAAAATGGCAAATCAAAACTAGAATAACTTGTGTTATGCCTAGGCATGTAGCTCAAGGAGATATGGCATGGTTTGACTTATTGTAA